One region of Abditibacteriota bacterium genomic DNA includes:
- a CDS encoding metal-dependent hydrolase: MKITCIGHASILIEAERNILTDPYITGDPHSGIRIGELPRIDVILLTHGHGDHLGDTVRIAAEHGSLVVAPVELARLLGRQGVKCHPMNFGSADLGFGRLTMFPATHSSSITENGVPVYTGNPCGYVIRAEGKKLYFAGDTGLMAHMSLLADEALDCAFLPVGGNFTMDAEDAVRAAQIIGARINVPIHYDAMPQITLSPEDRDRLARAGFLFIRPGEKIEL, translated from the coding sequence GTGAAGATCACCTGCATAGGCCACGCCTCCATACTCATTGAGGCTGAGCGGAACATACTCACGGATCCCTATATAACCGGAGACCCCCACAGCGGTATCCGGATAGGCGAGCTGCCCCGGATAGACGTGATACTCCTGACCCACGGACACGGAGACCACCTGGGGGACACTGTCCGGATAGCAGCCGAACACGGCTCTTTGGTGGTGGCGCCCGTGGAGCTGGCTCGTCTGCTGGGGCGCCAGGGCGTCAAGTGCCACCCCATGAATTTTGGCAGCGCCGACCTGGGCTTTGGCCGGCTCACCATGTTCCCGGCCACCCATTCCTCCTCCATCACCGAAAACGGCGTGCCCGTCTATACGGGCAATCCCTGCGGCTACGTCATACGCGCGGAGGGCAAAAAGCTCTATTTCGCCGGGGACACCGGCCTCATGGCCCATATGTCCCTGCTGGCCGATGAAGCTCTTGACTGCGCCTTTCTGCCCGTGGGAGGCAACTTCACCATGGACGCCGAGGACGCCGTCAGAGCCGCGCAGATCATAGGCGCCAGGATCAACGTGCCCATCCATTATGACGCCATGCCTCAGATCACACTGTCCCCGGAGGACCGGGACAGGCTGGCCCGCGCAGGCTTTTTGTTCATCAGACCCGGGGAGAAGATAGAGCTGTGA